A window from Pseudomonas moraviensis encodes these proteins:
- a CDS encoding M4 family metallopeptidase: MTDSRLLRSFIPPYILNRIIAHGSEPQRNAAMQTLNHVRSLLPNPGRPSQPPARAILPEATKPGLARRSVHDAQNKMLLPGMPVRLEGQPASGDPAVDEAYDALGASYDFFWKVLGRDSIDNQGFALIGSVHYGQGYENAFWNGAQMVFGDGDGEIFQRFTRSLDVIGHELAHGVTESEAGLIYANQSGALNESLSDVFGVLTKQYTLGQTAEQADWLIGADLLMPKIQGKGLRSMSHPGTAYDDPLLGKDPQPDHMRKFVITSEDNGGVHINSGIPNRAFYLAAQAFGGFAWEKAGKIWYDTLCDDRLSQEATFDAFAKLTIDHAGQRFGAEAADAVQQAWAQVGIE; the protein is encoded by the coding sequence ATGACCGACTCTCGATTGCTGCGCAGTTTCATTCCGCCCTACATCCTCAACCGCATCATTGCGCACGGCTCCGAGCCGCAACGCAACGCTGCGATGCAAACACTCAACCATGTACGCAGCCTGCTGCCCAACCCCGGCCGCCCTTCGCAGCCGCCGGCGCGGGCGATTCTGCCGGAGGCGACCAAACCCGGCCTGGCCCGGCGCAGCGTGCATGATGCGCAGAACAAAATGCTCTTGCCGGGCATGCCGGTGCGCCTCGAGGGCCAGCCGGCGTCGGGGGATCCGGCGGTCGATGAGGCTTACGATGCGCTGGGTGCCAGCTATGATTTCTTCTGGAAAGTGCTCGGTCGCGACTCGATCGACAATCAGGGATTCGCCCTGATTGGCAGCGTGCACTACGGGCAAGGTTATGAGAACGCATTCTGGAACGGCGCGCAGATGGTCTTCGGGGACGGCGACGGCGAAATCTTCCAGCGCTTCACCCGCTCGCTCGACGTCATCGGCCATGAACTGGCCCACGGCGTCACCGAAAGCGAGGCCGGTCTGATTTACGCCAATCAGTCCGGCGCGCTGAACGAGTCGCTCTCGGACGTATTCGGTGTGCTGACCAAGCAATACACCCTCGGGCAAACCGCCGAGCAGGCCGACTGGTTGATCGGCGCCGACCTGCTGATGCCGAAGATCCAGGGCAAGGGCCTGCGCTCGATGTCACACCCCGGCACGGCATATGACGACCCGCTGCTGGGCAAGGATCCGCAACCGGATCACATGCGCAAGTTCGTCATCACCAGCGAAGACAATGGCGGCGTGCACATCAATTCCGGCATTCCCAACCGTGCGTTTTATCTGGCGGCCCAGGCGTTCGGCGGCTTTGCCTGGGAAAAGGCCGGGAAGATCTGGTATGACACGCTGTGCGATGACCGATTGAGCCAGGAGGCAACGTTCGACGCGTTCGCAAAATTGACCATCGACCATGCCGGCCAGCGCTTCGGCGCCGAAGCAGCCGACGCAGTTCAGCAAGCCTGGGCACAGGTCGGTATCGAATAA
- a CDS encoding FKBP-type peptidyl-prolyl cis-trans isomerase: protein MTDELQIIDLQPGDGKAAVKGALITTQYTGWLEDGTEFDSSWSRGKPFQCVIGTGRVIKGWDQGLMGMQVGGKRKLRVPAHLGYGERTMGKIPPNSNLVFEIELLEVLTRED from the coding sequence ATGACAGACGAACTGCAAATCATCGACCTACAACCGGGCGACGGCAAAGCCGCGGTGAAAGGCGCACTGATCACCACCCAATACACCGGCTGGCTGGAAGACGGTACTGAGTTCGACTCGTCCTGGAGCCGAGGCAAACCGTTTCAGTGCGTGATCGGCACTGGCCGCGTGATCAAAGGCTGGGATCAGGGCCTGATGGGCATGCAGGTCGGCGGCAAACGCAAATTGCGGGTGCCGGCGCATCTGGGGTACGGCGAGCGGACCATGGGCAAGATTCCGCCGAATTCGAATCTGGTGTTTGAAATTGAGTTGCTGGAGGTTTTGACGCGGGAGGATTGA
- a CDS encoding S-type pyocin domain-containing protein, whose translation MARKKDIPRVQNPPEGDGHHITTRYMTASELAEREAAHGAYEDMLARQQVHEDRLGNQAIRQQHNLSGCVFAKSCKLPNGVINDANPSGFIPVGKISDYGTLSLLAGRERDAAGNIALKAIGASSLQASIGAFALGSSGSLSASAATASSTSLATGGVVAGGLLGLVALLWPSSLADSALYTEEQLQSLETARTRVRLHVEQQPDGTLKGYGYNTQTRSDWEMIPVVQFVKQGASHVADFGNGSTLLWTPSVDSSRGSAIPPLESAPQVPHIWVYPPTEQADKIIVNPVYPPEYLDFILVFPAGSGIKPLYIVLALEFDAASYHGKKDTPVKSKGPSNGQNALESSVQVKPTSARRIGVDPDANELVIFDRTGGDVYHGHVRPWDKLHQDMKNALIKAKKVDTKGNILGARK comes from the coding sequence ATGGCTCGCAAGAAAGACATCCCCCGGGTCCAAAACCCGCCAGAGGGAGATGGACACCACATCACCACCCGCTACATGACTGCCAGCGAACTTGCTGAGCGCGAGGCCGCGCATGGCGCTTATGAAGACATGCTGGCGCGGCAACAGGTTCACGAAGATCGACTTGGCAATCAGGCCATACGACAACAGCACAATTTAAGCGGCTGTGTGTTTGCGAAGAGTTGCAAGCTGCCGAACGGCGTCATCAATGATGCCAATCCATCCGGATTCATACCGGTTGGGAAAATTTCGGATTATGGAACGCTGTCCTTGCTAGCGGGGCGTGAACGTGACGCCGCCGGGAATATCGCACTCAAGGCAATTGGCGCGAGCAGTTTGCAAGCGTCGATCGGAGCTTTTGCTCTCGGCAGCTCTGGCAGTCTGAGCGCCAGCGCTGCGACCGCAAGTAGCACAAGCCTGGCTACCGGCGGTGTCGTCGCAGGCGGGTTGCTCGGATTGGTTGCGCTGCTGTGGCCATCGAGTCTCGCCGATAGCGCTCTCTACACAGAGGAGCAGCTACAGTCGCTTGAGACGGCTCGGACTCGGGTTCGATTGCACGTAGAACAGCAGCCCGACGGCACGTTGAAAGGATACGGATACAACACTCAAACGCGCAGCGATTGGGAAATGATTCCTGTCGTCCAGTTCGTCAAGCAAGGCGCCTCGCACGTCGCAGATTTTGGCAATGGGTCGACCCTACTCTGGACTCCCTCAGTAGACTCGTCACGCGGATCGGCAATTCCGCCGCTGGAAAGTGCGCCGCAGGTTCCCCACATCTGGGTATATCCGCCGACCGAGCAGGCGGACAAAATCATTGTCAATCCAGTTTACCCGCCTGAATACCTAGACTTTATCCTGGTCTTTCCGGCTGGCTCGGGAATAAAGCCTCTTTACATTGTCTTGGCACTTGAGTTCGACGCTGCCAGTTATCATGGAAAAAAAGACACGCCAGTCAAAAGCAAAGGCCCCTCGAATGGGCAGAACGCGTTGGAGAGTTCGGTTCAGGTAAAGCCTACATCTGCGCGCAGGATTGGAGTCGATCCCGATGCTAATGAGTTAGTCATTTTTGATCGCACTGGTGGAGACGTCTACCACGGACACGTAAGGCCATGGGATAAACTCCATCAGGACATGAAAAACGCATTGATCAAAGCCAAGAAAGTAGATACCAAAGGCAATATTTTGGGAGCAAGAAAGTGA
- the ftrA gene encoding transcriptional regulator FtrA, whose amino-acid sequence MLTQPNLVAILAYDGLCTFEFGIAVEIFGLARPEFEFPWYEHAIAAVDQGPMRAMGGIQVLADGGLELLAEARTIVIPGWRDRNAPVPPALIDALRQAHGRGARLLSICSGVFVLAASGLLDGHRATTHWRYTSELAQRFPAIEVDPDVLYVDAGQLITSAGSAAGIDACLHLVARDFGTQVANAVARRLVMSPQRTGGQAQFIPTPVSPTPRSDLSRVMQWARERLHEPLEVRDLASEAAMSERTFLRRFTEASGQSPKAWLQHERLARARELLESTHQHTEQIAQRCGYRSVESFRVAFRSVVGVPPSVYRERFGREGKAIC is encoded by the coding sequence ATGCTCACTCAGCCCAATCTGGTTGCCATTCTGGCCTACGATGGCCTCTGCACGTTCGAGTTTGGCATTGCCGTGGAGATCTTCGGCCTGGCCCGGCCGGAGTTCGAGTTCCCTTGGTATGAGCATGCGATCGCCGCGGTCGATCAAGGCCCGATGCGCGCCATGGGCGGCATTCAGGTGCTGGCCGATGGCGGCCTCGAACTCCTCGCCGAAGCGCGCACCATCGTCATCCCCGGCTGGCGCGACCGCAACGCCCCGGTACCGCCAGCGCTGATCGACGCATTGCGTCAGGCCCATGGCCGAGGCGCGCGGTTGCTGTCGATCTGCTCCGGGGTGTTCGTCCTTGCGGCCAGCGGCTTGCTCGACGGCCACCGCGCCACCACCCACTGGCGCTACACCAGCGAACTGGCCCAACGTTTTCCGGCCATCGAGGTCGATCCGGACGTGCTGTATGTCGATGCAGGCCAACTGATCACCTCCGCCGGCAGCGCGGCGGGCATTGACGCCTGCCTGCATCTGGTGGCACGCGACTTCGGCACACAGGTCGCCAACGCCGTCGCGCGGCGCCTGGTCATGTCGCCGCAACGCACCGGCGGCCAGGCCCAATTCATCCCCACCCCGGTCAGCCCGACACCACGCAGCGATTTATCGCGAGTCATGCAATGGGCCCGCGAACGCCTGCACGAACCGCTGGAAGTCCGCGATCTGGCCAGCGAAGCAGCAATGAGCGAGCGCACGTTTCTGCGGCGCTTCACCGAAGCCAGCGGCCAATCGCCGAAAGCCTGGCTGCAACATGAACGCCTGGCGCGAGCGCGGGAGTTGCTGGAAAGCACACACCAACACACCGAGCAGATCGCCCAGCGCTGCGGCTATCGATCGGTGGAGAGTTTTCGCGTGGCGTTTCGCAGCGTGGTGGGCGTACCGCCGTCGGTTTATCGGGAGCGGTTTGGGCGGGAGGGTAAAGCGATATGTTGA
- a CDS encoding rhodanese-like domain-containing protein, giving the protein MTSLVRDIPAAPSAIALMHFSNRLTFETDCSDVFSSHEAGEVDFVLVDVRGPLAFERGHVPGAINIPTRLLTAERLADYPKNTLFVVYCAGPHCNGANKAAVKLAALDYPVKEMIGGVTGWLDEGFKLSAASVANTPVACEC; this is encoded by the coding sequence ATGACCAGCCTGGTTCGCGACATCCCCGCCGCACCTTCGGCGATTGCCCTGATGCATTTCAGCAATCGTCTGACCTTCGAAACCGATTGTTCCGACGTATTCAGCAGTCACGAGGCCGGCGAGGTCGATTTTGTTCTGGTGGATGTGCGCGGCCCATTGGCGTTCGAGCGCGGGCATGTGCCTGGCGCGATCAATATCCCGACACGCTTGCTCACGGCGGAACGCTTGGCCGATTACCCGAAAAACACGTTGTTCGTGGTCTATTGCGCCGGACCGCATTGCAACGGCGCGAACAAGGCGGCGGTGAAACTGGCCGCACTGGATTACCCGGTGAAGGAGATGATCGGCGGCGTTACCGGATGGCTGGATGAAGGCTTCAAACTGAGCGCGGCGTCAGTCGCCAACACACCTGTCGCCTGCGAATGCTGA
- a CDS encoding ABC transporter substrate-binding protein translates to MKKLVMFGALALSMLSLTAVADDAKPIRIGIEAGYPPFSMKTPDGKLTGFDVDIGDALCAQMKVKCTWVEQEFDGLIPALKVKKIDAILSSMTITDDRKKNVDFTIKYYHTPARFVMKEGSGVKDPLTELKGKKVGVLRASTHDRYATEVLVPAGIELVRYGSQQEANLDMVSGRIDAMLADSVNLSDGFLKTDAGKGFEFVGPTYEDAKYFGGGAGIAVRKGDTALAEQFNKAITEIRTNGEYKKVQDKYFDFDVYGH, encoded by the coding sequence ATGAAAAAGCTAGTGATGTTCGGTGCCCTGGCACTGTCGATGTTGTCCCTGACCGCTGTGGCCGATGATGCCAAGCCGATCCGCATCGGCATCGAAGCCGGATACCCGCCATTCTCGATGAAAACCCCTGACGGCAAACTCACCGGTTTCGACGTGGACATCGGCGACGCGCTGTGTGCGCAGATGAAGGTCAAATGCACGTGGGTCGAGCAAGAGTTCGATGGTCTGATCCCGGCTCTGAAAGTGAAAAAGATCGATGCGATTCTGTCGTCGATGACCATCACCGACGATCGCAAGAAAAACGTCGATTTCACCATCAAGTACTACCACACCCCGGCGCGCTTCGTGATGAAGGAAGGCTCCGGCGTCAAAGACCCGCTGACCGAGCTCAAGGGCAAGAAAGTCGGCGTGCTGCGCGCCAGCACCCACGACCGCTACGCCACAGAAGTGCTGGTTCCGGCCGGGATCGAACTGGTGCGCTACGGCTCGCAGCAGGAAGCCAACCTCGACATGGTGTCCGGGCGTATCGACGCGATGCTGGCCGACTCGGTCAACCTCAGCGACGGCTTCCTGAAAACCGACGCCGGCAAAGGCTTCGAATTCGTCGGCCCTACCTATGAAGACGCCAAGTACTTCGGCGGCGGTGCCGGCATTGCCGTGCGCAAGGGCGATACCGCACTGGCTGAGCAGTTCAACAAGGCCATCACCGAAATCCGCACCAATGGCGAGTACAAGAAAGTCCAGGACAAGTACTTCGACTTTGACGTGTACGGCCATTAA
- a CDS encoding succinylglutamate desuccinylase/aspartoacylase family protein — MQRIDHVLPWSHLGSERSLSVFRYGAGSRKVYIQASLHADELPGMRTAWELKLRLSELEQQGRLQGVIELVPVANPIGLDQHLQGNHMGRFELGSGKNFNRAFVELSAPVAALAGERLGADAEANVALIREAMAQVFDELPAAKSQLEALHRLLLRHACDADITLDLHCDFDAAIHLYALPQHWPQWQPLAARLKAGVALLCEDSGGSSFDESCSTPWLRLAKAFPHAAIPAANLATTLELGSMGDTRVDQARANCEAILGFLAEQGFISGEWPAAPNECCEGLPFEGTEYLFAPHHGVVSFLRNAGEWVEQGDALFEVVDPLQDRVTTVRAGTSGVLFAIDRGRYTEPGIWQAKVAGRVPFRTGKLTND, encoded by the coding sequence ATGCAACGCATCGACCACGTTCTGCCCTGGAGCCATTTGGGCAGCGAGCGCTCTCTCAGCGTGTTCCGCTATGGCGCCGGCAGCCGTAAGGTGTACATCCAGGCCAGCCTGCATGCCGACGAGCTGCCGGGCATGCGCACTGCGTGGGAACTCAAGCTGCGCCTGAGCGAGCTGGAACAGCAGGGCCGCTTGCAGGGCGTCATCGAACTGGTGCCGGTGGCCAATCCGATCGGCCTTGATCAGCATCTGCAAGGCAATCACATGGGCCGCTTCGAGCTGGGCAGCGGCAAGAATTTCAACCGCGCGTTCGTCGAGCTCAGCGCCCCGGTGGCAGCGCTGGCAGGGGAGCGGCTCGGTGCGGATGCCGAGGCCAACGTCGCGTTGATCCGCGAGGCCATGGCTCAGGTCTTTGACGAGTTGCCGGCGGCCAAATCTCAACTGGAAGCCTTGCATCGCTTATTGCTGCGCCACGCCTGCGACGCCGACATCACCCTCGATCTGCATTGCGACTTCGACGCTGCCATTCACCTGTACGCGCTGCCGCAACACTGGCCGCAGTGGCAACCACTGGCGGCGCGGCTGAAGGCGGGTGTGGCGTTGCTGTGCGAGGATTCCGGCGGCAGCTCGTTCGATGAGTCCTGCTCGACGCCCTGGTTGCGTCTGGCTAAAGCATTCCCGCATGCGGCGATTCCGGCGGCGAACCTGGCAACCACGCTGGAGCTGGGCAGCATGGGCGACACCCGTGTCGATCAGGCCCGGGCCAACTGCGAAGCGATTCTCGGCTTTCTCGCCGAGCAGGGTTTCATCAGCGGCGAATGGCCGGCAGCCCCGAACGAGTGCTGTGAAGGCCTGCCGTTCGAAGGCACCGAATACCTGTTCGCCCCGCACCACGGCGTAGTGAGTTTCTTGCGCAATGCCGGTGAATGGGTAGAGCAGGGCGACGCGCTGTTCGAGGTCGTTGATCCATTGCAGGATCGCGTGACCACCGTGCGCGCCGGCACCAGCGGGGTGCTGTTTGCGATTGATCGCGGGCGGTATACCGAACCGGGGATCTGGCAGGCGAAAGTGGCGGGGCGGGTGCCGTTTCGTACCGGCAAGTTGACCAACGACTGA
- a CDS encoding alpha/beta hydrolase, translated as MLKLFALLTLLASTAVHAQTTLQSDLPLKYLEQVHADAEPRPLVIFLHGYGSNEADLIGMKFQLPAQYNYLSVRAPMSLGEGRYQWFRKKGDGAYNGETDDLKVSGQKLRDFIAQAAKKYHAAPDKVYLIGFSQGAMMSYEVGLRAPAAVGGFAASSGRLLPVLKAELKPGQAPLPLSIFIGHGTADDPVPYRHGTEANALLQKLDYQPEFHAYPGVGHSISAAELRDLNGWLQRLNP; from the coding sequence ATGCTGAAACTATTCGCCCTGCTAACGCTGCTCGCATCCACCGCCGTCCACGCCCAAACCACCCTGCAATCCGACCTGCCGCTCAAATACCTCGAACAGGTCCACGCCGATGCCGAACCGCGTCCGCTGGTGATTTTCCTGCACGGTTATGGCAGTAACGAGGCCGATCTGATCGGTATGAAATTTCAGCTGCCGGCGCAGTACAACTACCTTTCCGTGCGCGCGCCGATGAGTCTGGGTGAAGGACGTTACCAGTGGTTTCGCAAGAAGGGCGACGGTGCCTACAACGGTGAGACCGATGATCTGAAGGTCAGCGGCCAGAAGCTGCGCGACTTTATCGCTCAGGCGGCGAAGAAATATCACGCCGCGCCGGACAAGGTGTACCTGATCGGTTTCAGCCAAGGCGCGATGATGAGCTACGAAGTGGGCCTGCGCGCGCCAGCGGCCGTGGGCGGCTTTGCCGCGTCGAGCGGGCGCTTGTTGCCGGTGCTCAAGGCCGAACTCAAGCCCGGACAGGCGCCGCTGCCGCTGAGCATCTTTATCGGCCACGGCACCGCCGATGATCCGGTGCCTTACCGCCATGGCACCGAGGCCAACGCGCTACTGCAGAAACTCGATTACCAGCCCGAGTTTCACGCTTATCCGGGCGTCGGCCACAGCATCAGTGCGGCCGAATTGCGCGATCTGAATGGCTGGTTGCAGCGGCTCAATCCTTGA
- a CDS encoding chalcone isomerase family protein, whose translation MNRTPKLVRGCCGIGLWALLLTPTWASWQDAVPGAQIIGSGDFSVFGFDVYSARLWSAARPLAAGQPFALELIYRRAISRDDLVSTSVDEIKRLGGPRVSPAQLADWQVQMQQSFVDVQAGTRITGVYLPGQGARFFIGQKLQHEIEDPQFAKAFFDIWLDPRTRSPELREQLLGVSQ comes from the coding sequence ATGAACAGGACACCGAAGCTCGTCCGTGGCTGCTGTGGCATTGGCTTGTGGGCGCTACTGCTCACACCGACATGGGCCAGTTGGCAAGACGCCGTGCCCGGTGCGCAGATCATCGGCAGCGGCGATTTCAGTGTGTTCGGTTTCGATGTCTACAGTGCACGCCTGTGGAGTGCCGCGCGACCGCTGGCGGCCGGCCAGCCCTTTGCCCTGGAGCTGATCTACCGCCGGGCGATCTCGCGCGATGATCTGGTCAGCACCAGCGTCGACGAAATCAAACGCCTTGGCGGCCCCCGCGTCAGTCCGGCGCAACTGGCCGACTGGCAGGTGCAGATGCAGCAATCGTTCGTCGATGTGCAGGCCGGCACGCGTATTACCGGCGTGTATCTGCCGGGGCAGGGTGCGCGATTTTTTATCGGTCAGAAGCTTCAGCATGAAATCGAAGATCCGCAATTTGCCAAGGCGTTTTTTGATATCTGGCTGGATCCGCGTACGCGCAGTCCTGAGTTGCGCGAGCAGTTGTTGGGCGTGAGTCAATAA
- a CDS encoding Nramp family divalent metal transporter, translating into MKFSLPKIATAPFCPPEVAGSVAVDPTASFFKRVLRFAGPGLLVSIGYMDPGNWATAIEAGSRFGYSLLFVVLLASLAGMVVQCLCSRLGIATGRDLAQLSRERYSTPTARLQWGLAEISIIATDLAEVLGCALAFHLLLGCSLTFGIALTAFDTLLVLALQNRGFRRLEAIMLVLVATIGVCFFVELLLIKPYWPDVAQGFKPSLSAIGDAAPLYLAIGILGATVMPHNLYLHTSIVQTRMIGKDLASKQDAVKLARIDTIGSLALALLVNAAILILAAAAFHQSGHTDVVDIQDAYHLLDPLVGGALASVLFGVALLASGQSSTFTGTIAGQVIMEGYLNLRIPCWQRRLITRGLALIPAFIGVWLMGDNAIGKLLVLSQVVLSLQLPFALYPLIRMTNDRQLMGPFVNRWPTRVLAWGLFVLISGANSWLILQWAV; encoded by the coding sequence GTGAAATTCAGCTTGCCCAAAATCGCCACTGCGCCGTTTTGCCCGCCGGAAGTGGCCGGCAGTGTCGCGGTCGATCCGACTGCTTCATTCTTCAAGCGCGTGCTGCGTTTTGCCGGCCCCGGTTTGCTGGTGTCGATCGGCTACATGGATCCGGGCAACTGGGCCACCGCGATCGAGGCCGGATCGCGTTTTGGTTACAGCCTGTTGTTCGTGGTGCTGTTGGCGAGTCTGGCTGGCATGGTGGTGCAGTGCCTGTGCTCGCGGCTGGGCATCGCCACCGGCCGCGATCTGGCGCAACTGTCCCGCGAGCGCTACAGCACGCCGACCGCACGCCTGCAATGGGGGCTGGCGGAAATCTCGATCATCGCCACCGACCTCGCCGAAGTGCTTGGCTGCGCACTCGCGTTTCACTTGCTGCTCGGCTGTTCGCTGACTTTCGGCATCGCCCTGACCGCGTTCGACACACTGCTGGTGCTGGCCCTGCAGAACCGTGGTTTCCGCCGGCTGGAAGCGATCATGCTGGTGCTGGTCGCGACCATCGGCGTGTGTTTTTTCGTTGAGCTGTTGCTGATCAAACCTTACTGGCCGGACGTGGCGCAGGGCTTCAAACCTTCGCTGTCGGCCATCGGCGATGCCGCACCGCTGTATCTGGCCATTGGCATCCTCGGCGCCACCGTCATGCCGCATAACCTTTACCTGCACACCTCGATCGTGCAGACGCGAATGATCGGCAAGGATCTGGCGAGCAAGCAGGATGCGGTGAAACTGGCGCGCATCGACACCATCGGTTCGCTGGCCCTGGCGCTGCTGGTCAATGCGGCAATCCTGATTCTCGCAGCGGCGGCGTTTCACCAGTCCGGGCACACCGATGTGGTCGACATTCAGGACGCCTATCACTTGCTCGATCCGCTGGTCGGCGGTGCGCTGGCGAGTGTGTTGTTCGGCGTGGCGCTGCTCGCGTCCGGACAGAGTTCGACCTTCACCGGGACCATCGCCGGGCAGGTGATCATGGAGGGCTATTTGAACCTGCGCATCCCGTGCTGGCAGCGGCGCCTGATCACCCGCGGGCTGGCGCTGATTCCGGCTTTTATCGGCGTGTGGCTGATGGGCGATAACGCGATCGGCAAGTTGCTGGTATTGAGCCAGGTAGTGCTCAGCCTGCAACTGCCGTTTGCCTTGTATCCGTTGATCCGCATGACCAACGACAGACAGCTGATGGGGCCGTTCGTCAATCGCTGGCCAACCCGGGTGCTGGCGTGGGGGCTGTTTGTGTTGATCAGTGGGGCGAACAGTTGGTTGATCTTGCAGTGGGCGGTTTGA
- a CDS encoding cytochrome P450 encodes MDPLRAATHADPYPYYSELRAGGGLAFNEDLQLWVASSARAVCAVLAHADCRVRPVQEPVPQAIAQGPAGEVIGRLMRMNDGERQRCPRSAIEPALGLIDQSEAGELVAARLFTADADGLYNAMFRGPVAVVATSLGFTPAQSRTISELTADFVACLSPLSNDLQLAAAHAAATQLRGYFIELLTNPDMNSALLQGITQRFEGDQDTLIANLIGLCSQTFEACGGLIGNALVMLQRQPELHATPIENLLAEVQRFDPPVQNTRRFVAAPCEIDGARLEAGDAVLLLLAAANRDPALNERPEEFVPQRANRRSFSFGSGRHQCPGQALAMSIAGATLNQILASGLGLNSLSWDYRPSLNGRVPLFNISGG; translated from the coding sequence ATGGACCCGCTCCGCGCTGCGACTCACGCCGATCCCTATCCTTACTATTCAGAGCTGCGTGCTGGCGGCGGACTGGCCTTTAACGAGGATTTGCAACTGTGGGTTGCCAGCAGCGCGCGGGCGGTGTGTGCGGTGCTGGCGCACGCCGATTGCCGGGTGCGCCCGGTGCAGGAACCGGTGCCTCAAGCCATTGCCCAAGGTCCGGCCGGCGAGGTGATCGGCCGACTGATGCGCATGAATGACGGCGAGCGCCAGCGCTGCCCACGCTCGGCCATCGAACCGGCGCTGGGGCTGATCGATCAGAGCGAGGCAGGTGAGCTGGTTGCTGCCCGACTGTTCACAGCGGATGCCGACGGTTTGTACAACGCAATGTTCCGCGGCCCGGTCGCCGTGGTCGCAACGTCGCTCGGCTTCACGCCGGCGCAGAGCCGGACGATCAGCGAACTGACCGCCGATTTCGTCGCGTGCCTGTCACCGTTGAGCAATGACCTGCAACTCGCCGCCGCGCATGCTGCAGCAACCCAGTTGCGCGGTTATTTCATCGAATTGTTGACCAATCCCGACATGAACAGCGCGCTATTGCAGGGGATCACCCAACGTTTCGAAGGCGATCAAGATACATTGATCGCCAACCTCATCGGCCTGTGCTCGCAGACATTCGAAGCCTGCGGCGGCCTGATCGGCAATGCGTTGGTAATGTTGCAGCGCCAGCCTGAATTACATGCAACACCGATAGAGAATCTATTGGCGGAAGTTCAGCGCTTCGACCCGCCCGTACAGAACACCCGACGCTTTGTTGCTGCCCCATGCGAAATCGATGGCGCGCGGCTTGAAGCGGGTGATGCAGTTCTCCTGCTGTTGGCCGCAGCCAATCGCGATCCGGCGCTGAATGAACGCCCGGAGGAGTTCGTGCCGCAGCGCGCCAACCGTCGAAGTTTCAGTTTTGGCAGTGGTCGGCATCAGTGTCCGGGGCAAGCGTTGGCGATGAGTATTGCCGGGGCGACTTTGAATCAAATCCTTGCCAGCGGCCTTGGTCTGAATAGCCTGAGCTGGGATTACAGGCCATCGCTCAATGGCCGGGTTCCACTGTTCAACATTAGCGGCGGCTGA
- a CDS encoding ArsR/SmtB family transcription factor has protein sequence MHAEHQDIGVSQVAAAIAEPARTKILCSLMDGHARTSTELATIAEVSASTASAHLAKLKDLALVRLHVQGRHRYYSLADQRVAQALEALMVIGQNAAPTFKAHTPDRLQFARTCYDHMAGTLAVLLHDRLIAGGWLVQTDERAYRLSDSGEALFLGLGIEVRDLTTLRRKFACPCLDWSMRRPHLGGSLGAALLQTALKRKWVTQDLDSRALALTAVGRKEISARFGFELPLDGQIKRSQPLRSEGFHTS, from the coding sequence ATGCACGCTGAACATCAGGACATCGGCGTTTCCCAAGTGGCCGCCGCCATCGCCGAGCCGGCGCGAACGAAAATCCTCTGTTCGCTGATGGACGGCCACGCCCGCACCAGCACCGAATTGGCGACGATCGCCGAAGTCAGCGCCTCGACCGCCAGTGCGCACCTGGCGAAACTCAAGGATCTGGCACTGGTGCGCCTGCATGTGCAGGGCCGTCATCGCTATTACAGCCTTGCCGATCAGCGGGTGGCGCAAGCGCTGGAAGCGTTGATGGTGATTGGCCAGAATGCCGCGCCGACGTTCAAGGCGCACACCCCGGATCGCCTGCAATTCGCCCGCACGTGCTATGACCACATGGCCGGAACGCTGGCGGTGTTGTTGCATGACCGCTTGATTGCAGGCGGTTGGCTGGTGCAAACCGACGAGCGGGCGTATCGCCTGAGCGACAGTGGCGAGGCGTTGTTTCTCGGGCTGGGTATCGAAGTGCGGGACCTGACGACTCTGCGCCGCAAGTTTGCCTGCCCGTGCCTCGACTGGAGCATGCGCCGGCCGCATCTCGGTGGCTCGCTGGGCGCGGCCTTGTTGCAAACGGCGCTGAAGCGCAAATGGGTGACGCAGGATCTGGACAGTCGGGCGCTGGCGTTGACGGCGGTGGGGCGCAAGGAGATCAGTGCGCGTTTCGGCTTTGAGTTGCCGTTGGACGGGCAGATCAAAAGATCGCAGCCTTTGCGTTCTGAGGGGTTTCATACTTCCTGA